GAATTCCTTATATATAGCAGCATATAGGTTATTGGCAGAAcgtgatttaaaaaagggaatataCGACAAGAAATTAGAggataatttattaaaacataGGGATAAtggaatattaaaaattgataattATGACTCGTTTGTATATGAgaagttacaaaaaagttGTTCAAATGAtttgaaaatttataaaaagcaaTTTAAGTCTAAATATGCTAAAAGGaaaggtttaaaaaaattagattgttattgtgaaaaaaaaatatttgacaTGATTGATATATTAGGTGAACATCCAGTTGGAACTAGTAGttataacataaaattaaaaaaaaatatagttaGAAAATGGGGTTTACGAATTATTGGAATGTGTTTAATTCCATTGCTTGGAATAGTATTACCAATTTTTGATATAATTGAGTCATCAACTAAATTAGGGAGTAATAATAAAACCCAGAGCATATTGAATGCATGTGGGAT
This genomic stretch from Plasmodium vivax scf_6752 genomic scaffold, whole genome shotgun sequence harbors:
- a CDS encoding variable surface protein Vir10, putative (encoded by transcript PVX_074695A; truncated due to end of contig at 3') gives rise to the protein MKDNIKKNLIIKIITFIFFTWIYQKYDDEVSFGKGLENICNSKNSLYIAAYRLLAERDLKKGIYDKKLEDNLLKHRDNGILKIDNYDSFVYEKLQKSCSNDLKIYKKQFKSKYAKRKGLKKLDCYCEKKIFDMIDILGEHPVGTSSYNIKLKKNIVRKWGLRIIGMCLIPLLGIVLPIFDIIESSTKLGSNNKTQSILNACGIPKTVYIIYGIFFIILTYIILFSIIYTMTKVIKYHRLEAGRGKLHFREYYHFCKD